GTGGTTTTTCCGCAGCCTTCTACCGCGCCTACTATGCGCACTACCCGCCCGCTCCCGGCTATGAAAGCCGCACGGACCTGTGCAATCTCTACCCGCTGCTGGTGCACGTCAACCTTTTTGGCTCCAGCTATGCCGCACAGGCGCAGGCCATCCTGAAGCGCTACGCCGCATGAGTTTGCGCTTTACAACAGCCATCTTTCATCACCCTTCACCAAATTATCCTTTAACCATTTTGTTTCTGAATCAGCATGCGCGTTGTTAGTCTTGTCCCCAGCCTTACGGAGCTTTTGTTCGACCTCGGTGGCGAAATCGAAGTCGTTGGCCGGACCCGCTTCTGCATTCACCCCGCAGAGAAGATTTCGGAAGCGACCATTGTGGGCGGCACGAAAAATCCGCGGATAGACCGCATTCGCGCGCTGAAGCCGGATCTCGTTGTCCTCAACCGCGAAGAGAACCGCCGCGAAGACGCGGATGCCATCCGGGATTTTGCCCCGCTGCTGGTTACCGAAATCAGCACGGTTGAACAGGCGCTCGGCGCCATTCAGGAGATCGGCGCGGCAACCGGCACCGCGGAAGCTGCAACCCGGCTCTGCACTTCGATCCGGGCTGAGATGCCTTCCACCGAAACGTATACCCCCTTGCGCACCGCCTACCTGATCTGGAAAAAGCCGCTCATGAGTGTGGGCGGGGATACGTATATTCATGATGTGATGCGGCTGTTTGGCTTTGAGAACGTGTTCGGAAACGTGACCCGCTATCCGGAAACAAGCTATGATGAACTGGCAGCGCGGGGCACCGAACTCGTGCTGCTGAGTAGTGAACCCTATCCGTTCAAAACTTCAGATGCCGATGAAGTCCGCGAAGCCCTGCCCGGCAGTCTGGCCCT
This genomic stretch from Cyclonatronum proteinivorum harbors:
- a CDS encoding helical backbone metal receptor, giving the protein MRVVSLVPSLTELLFDLGGEIEVVGRTRFCIHPAEKISEATIVGGTKNPRIDRIRALKPDLVVLNREENRREDADAIRDFAPLLVTEISTVEQALGAIQEIGAATGTAEAATRLCTSIRAEMPSTETYTPLRTAYLIWKKPLMSVGGDTYIHDVMRLFGFENVFGNVTRYPETSYDELAARGTELVLLSSEPYPFKTSDADEVREALPGSLALTADGEAFSWYGSRMRPAFKALRAFRARIDTLSNA